A single window of Desulfovibrio sp. G11 DNA harbors:
- a CDS encoding nucleotide-binding protein gives MKKILSISGDKGGTGKSVVSSAVLDTALAQGKQVLLVEADTKNPDLAKAYGEAVETVAVCLDNREGFIQLASLAHKTTADVVLINNPARSGWNEFGSIIANNVGEMGAELTVLWVANRQVDSVELLADFHAVFTQTPVFFVKNTYWGGPEKFEIWDGSKIRNKIHAAGGGEINFPDCADRVMAAIRNGRLRWDQVGDLDFGEKIEAERVRHEFHAAFAQIVE, from the coding sequence ATGAAAAAGATACTGAGTATCAGCGGTGACAAAGGCGGCACAGGCAAAAGCGTTGTTTCTTCAGCAGTGCTTGATACCGCCCTTGCCCAGGGCAAGCAGGTGCTGCTTGTGGAAGCTGACACGAAAAACCCGGATTTGGCGAAGGCTTACGGCGAAGCTGTGGAAACCGTTGCTGTATGCCTCGACAATCGCGAAGGTTTTATCCAACTGGCAAGCCTAGCGCACAAAACCACGGCGGACGTTGTGCTGATAAACAATCCAGCCCGCAGCGGCTGGAATGAGTTTGGCAGCATTATTGCCAATAATGTCGGCGAGATGGGTGCTGAACTGACAGTGCTGTGGGTAGCTAACAGGCAGGTGGACAGCGTTGAACTGCTCGCAGATTTTCACGCAGTTTTTACGCAAACGCCCGTATTTTTTGTAAAAAATACATATTGGGGCGGCCCGGAAAAGTTTGAAATATGGGATGGCTCGAAGATCAGGAACAAAATCCATGCGGCAGGCGGCGGGGAAATTAATTTTCCTGATTGCGCGGACAGGGTCATGGCAGCGATTAGGAATGGCAGGCTGCGCTGGGATCAAGTGGGCGACTTGGATTTTGGCGAAAAGATCGAGGCGGAGCGCGTCCGGCACGAATTTCACGCAGCGTTTGCACAGATTGTTGAGTAA